From one Tetragenococcus osmophilus genomic stretch:
- the metK gene encoding methionine adenosyltransferase produces MKERNLFTSESVSEGHPDKIADQISDAILDALLKQDPMARVACETSVTTGLVLVFGEVSTSAYVDMQKVVRQTIKEIGYDQPEYGFDSDNVAVLVAIDEQSQDIAQGVDTSLEAKEDKEKRLNAIGAGDQGLMFGFATNETEELMPLPISLSHKIVARLANLRKTGEISYLRPDAKSQVTVEYDENGKAKRVDTIIISTQHDDEIANETIRRDMIEKVIKSVVSSDLLDDETKYFINPTGRFVIGGPQGDAGLTGRKIIVDTYGGFARHGGGAFSGKDATKVDRSASYAARYIAKNIVAAELADKAEVQLAYAIGVAEPVSITIDTFGTGKVSQGKLIEAVRQNFDLRPAGIIEMLDLRRPIYKDTAAYGHFGRTDIDLPWEKTDKIKLLQESVK; encoded by the coding sequence ATGAAAGAAAGAAATTTGTTTACTTCTGAGTCTGTATCAGAAGGTCATCCAGATAAAATTGCTGATCAAATTAGTGACGCGATTTTAGACGCATTATTAAAACAGGATCCAATGGCACGTGTAGCTTGTGAAACATCAGTAACAACAGGTTTAGTTTTGGTTTTTGGTGAGGTTTCAACTTCTGCGTATGTAGATATGCAAAAGGTTGTACGTCAAACGATTAAAGAAATTGGATATGATCAGCCTGAATATGGCTTTGATAGTGATAATGTAGCGGTCTTAGTTGCTATTGACGAACAATCACAAGATATAGCACAAGGCGTTGATACATCGTTAGAAGCAAAAGAAGATAAAGAAAAACGACTTAATGCTATTGGTGCTGGCGACCAAGGGCTTATGTTTGGTTTTGCAACAAATGAAACAGAAGAATTAATGCCTTTGCCTATTTCTTTAAGCCATAAAATCGTAGCACGTTTAGCAAATTTGAGAAAAACAGGGGAAATTAGTTATTTACGCCCAGATGCAAAATCGCAAGTAACTGTTGAATACGATGAGAATGGGAAAGCTAAAAGAGTAGATACAATCATTATTAGTACACAACATGATGACGAAATCGCTAATGAAACTATCCGTCGGGATATGATTGAAAAAGTGATAAAATCAGTCGTTTCTAGTGATTTATTAGATGATGAAACGAAATATTTCATTAATCCTACTGGTCGCTTTGTTATCGGTGGCCCTCAAGGTGATGCTGGGCTAACTGGACGTAAAATTATTGTAGATACCTATGGAGGTTTTGCTCGCCATGGTGGCGGTGCCTTTTCTGGTAAAGATGCTACAAAAGTTGATCGTTCAGCAAGTTATGCTGCTCGTTATATTGCTAAAAATATCGTAGCTGCTGAGTTGGCCGATAAAGCTGAGGTACAACTTGCTTACGCTATTGGTGTGGCTGAACCGGTATCTATTACTATTGATACTTTCGGAACTGGTAAAGTAAGCCAAGGAAAATTAATTGAAGCAGTCCGTCAAAATTTTGACTTACGACCAGCTGGAATTATTGAAATGTTAGATTTACGACGTCCCATTTATAAAGATACAGCTGCTTATGGACATTTTGGTAGAACGGATATCGATTTACCATGGGAAAAAACAGATAAAATAAAATTACTTCAAGAAAGTGTAAAGTAG
- the ftsH gene encoding ATP-dependent zinc metalloprotease FtsH translates to MKKNNKGTARNTLYYVLIILAMVMVVYFFLGDGNDETPEIQYSTFTEQLESGDIDSFNIQPTNGVYQITGEYNEEKTVNNNNGLAVLGSTESTTTQFSTVVLPNDATLTEITDLANDNAVSTSVEEESSSGIWVSLLVSFLPLLGFLVLFYFMMSQQGGGGGGNGRMMNFGKSKAKEADKSANKVRFSDVAGAEEEKQELVEVVEFLKDPRRFSELGARIPAGVLLEGPPGTGKTLLAKAVAGEAGVPFYSISGSDFVEMFVGVGASRVRDLFETAKKNAPAIIFIDEIDAVARQRGAGMGGGHDEREQTLNQLLVEMDGFEGNEGVIVISATNRSDVLDPALLRPGRFDRQILVGRPDVKGREAILRVHARNKPISKDVDLKMVAQQTPGFSGADLENMLNESALVAARRGKKTIDASDIDEAEDRVIAGPAKKDHVVNKKEREMVAFHEAGHTIVGLVLSRARVVHKVTIIPRGRAGGYMIALPKEDQNLMTKEDLFEQVAGLLGGRAAEEIIFDAQSTGASNDFEQATNLARSMVTQYGMSEKLGPVQYEGSNQVFVGRDYGQTKSYSEQFAFEIDEAVRNIINEAHNNAHEIIEEHSEQHKLIAEKLLEYETLDAKAIKSLFETGKMPEAYEEDSEYPSENGQSFEEAKRALEKKEEQSRVDEKEDDSEESDEENQSGSTESDSSSENQEDTSDKKDE, encoded by the coding sequence ATGAAGAAAAATAATAAAGGAACCGCAAGAAATACCCTTTACTATGTGCTGATCATTTTGGCCATGGTAATGGTTGTGTATTTCTTTTTAGGTGACGGTAATGATGAAACACCAGAAATACAGTATTCTACTTTTACTGAACAATTAGAATCCGGAGATATCGATTCGTTTAATATTCAACCAACAAATGGTGTTTATCAAATAACTGGTGAGTATAATGAAGAAAAAACAGTAAATAATAATAACGGCTTAGCCGTGTTAGGTTCTACTGAATCAACCACAACACAGTTTTCTACAGTCGTGTTACCAAACGATGCTACGTTAACTGAAATAACTGATTTAGCAAATGACAATGCAGTAAGTACTTCTGTTGAAGAAGAATCAAGTAGTGGTATTTGGGTATCACTTCTAGTAAGCTTTTTACCATTATTAGGCTTTTTAGTACTATTTTATTTTATGATGAGCCAACAAGGTGGCGGCGGCGGTGGCAACGGCCGCATGATGAACTTTGGCAAGTCTAAAGCTAAAGAAGCAGATAAATCAGCAAATAAAGTTCGTTTTTCAGACGTCGCAGGTGCAGAAGAAGAAAAACAAGAACTAGTTGAAGTTGTTGAATTTCTAAAAGATCCTCGTCGTTTTTCGGAATTGGGTGCTCGTATCCCTGCAGGGGTATTATTAGAAGGCCCTCCAGGAACAGGGAAAACTCTTTTAGCTAAAGCAGTAGCAGGAGAAGCAGGAGTACCATTTTATTCTATTTCTGGTTCAGACTTTGTTGAAATGTTTGTTGGTGTAGGTGCAAGTCGTGTTCGTGACTTATTTGAAACAGCTAAGAAAAATGCTCCAGCAATTATCTTTATTGATGAAATTGATGCCGTTGCTCGTCAGCGTGGCGCTGGCATGGGCGGTGGCCATGATGAACGAGAACAAACATTGAACCAATTACTAGTTGAAATGGATGGTTTTGAAGGAAATGAAGGCGTGATAGTTATTTCTGCGACAAACCGTTCTGACGTTTTAGATCCGGCTTTACTACGTCCTGGTCGTTTCGACCGACAAATTTTAGTAGGTCGTCCTGATGTTAAAGGTCGTGAAGCTATTTTACGTGTGCATGCTCGTAATAAACCTATATCTAAAGATGTTGATTTGAAGATGGTAGCTCAACAAACGCCTGGATTTTCTGGTGCCGATTTGGAAAATATGCTGAATGAGTCGGCGTTAGTAGCCGCAAGGCGAGGTAAGAAGACCATTGATGCTTCTGATATTGACGAAGCGGAAGATCGCGTGATTGCAGGACCTGCGAAAAAAGACCATGTGGTTAATAAAAAAGAACGCGAAATGGTGGCTTTCCACGAAGCAGGTCATACTATTGTTGGATTGGTATTAAGCCGCGCGCGCGTGGTTCATAAGGTAACGATTATCCCTCGTGGACGTGCTGGCGGGTATATGATTGCCCTACCTAAAGAAGATCAAAATCTTATGACTAAAGAAGACTTATTTGAACAGGTTGCTGGACTACTTGGAGGACGTGCAGCTGAAGAAATCATCTTTGACGCTCAATCAACAGGAGCTTCCAATGATTTTGAACAAGCAACGAACTTAGCGCGTAGTATGGTTACTCAATATGGGATGAGTGAAAAACTCGGTCCCGTCCAATACGAAGGAAGCAATCAGGTATTTGTTGGTCGCGACTATGGACAAACAAAATCTTATTCTGAGCAATTCGCTTTTGAAATTGACGAAGCTGTGCGTAATATTATTAATGAAGCACACAATAACGCTCACGAAATTATTGAAGAACACAGTGAGCAACACAAATTAATTGCTGAAAAATTATTAGAATATGAAACACTTGATGCTAAAGCAATCAAATCATTATTTGAAACGGGCAAAATGCCAGAAGCTTATGAAGAAGATAGCGAGTATCCAAGTGAAAACGGCCAGTCTTTTGAAGAAGCCAAACGTGCTTTAGAAAAGAAAGAAGAACAAAGTCGTGTGGATGAGAAAGAGGACGATTCTGAGGAATCAGATGAAGAAAACCAAAGTGGTTCGACTGAATCAGACTCTTCTTCTGAAAACCAAGAGGATACTTCGGATAAAAAAGATGAATAG
- the hslO gene encoding Hsp33 family molecular chaperone HslO has protein sequence MQDYLVKALAYDGFVRAYAVNATQTVSQAQQRHDTWNTSSAALGRTLIGGLLLGSTVKGEDTISVRVQGEGPAGAIIVTSNGNGDVKGYVQNPHVSLPLNEEGKIDVKGAVGTQGIFSVTKDLGLKEPFSGQTPIVSGELGEDFTYYLAVSEQIPSSVGLSVLVDVDDSIKTAGGFMLQMMPGASEEVVAALEERLQQLPKVSVMLDDGKSPEEILDFIFADEPVTVLDQMPVQFKCDCSKERFAKGLISLGTQELQEMIEEDHGAEAVCTFCQERYTFDEQELESLKQEAVDS, from the coding sequence ATGCAAGATTATTTAGTAAAAGCTTTGGCTTATGATGGTTTTGTTCGAGCTTATGCTGTCAATGCTACACAAACAGTAAGTCAAGCGCAGCAAAGACATGATACATGGAATACTTCTTCAGCAGCCTTAGGTCGTACCCTAATTGGTGGTTTATTGTTGGGAAGTACAGTAAAAGGCGAAGATACAATTAGTGTACGTGTACAAGGCGAAGGACCAGCTGGAGCTATTATTGTTACAAGTAATGGTAATGGAGACGTGAAAGGGTATGTACAAAATCCGCATGTTAGTTTGCCACTAAATGAAGAAGGAAAAATTGATGTTAAAGGTGCGGTAGGAACTCAAGGTATTTTTTCGGTAACCAAAGATCTTGGCTTAAAAGAACCCTTTTCTGGACAAACGCCTATTGTTTCAGGCGAATTAGGAGAAGATTTTACTTATTATCTTGCTGTATCTGAACAAATTCCTTCTTCAGTTGGATTGAGTGTCTTAGTTGATGTAGATGACTCTATTAAAACAGCTGGCGGGTTTATGTTACAAATGATGCCAGGCGCTAGTGAAGAAGTAGTAGCTGCTTTAGAAGAACGTCTTCAACAGTTGCCTAAGGTTTCTGTCATGTTAGATGACGGAAAAAGTCCAGAAGAAATATTAGACTTTATTTTTGCAGATGAACCGGTAACTGTTTTGGATCAAATGCCTGTACAGTTCAAATGTGACTGCTCTAAAGAAAGGTTTGCTAAGGGTTTGATTTCTTTAGGTACCCAAGAGCTTCAAGAAATGATTGAAGAAGATCATGGCGCAGAAGCAGTGTGTACGTTTTGCCAAGAAAGATATACTTTTGATGAGCAAGAACTAGAATCACTTAAGCAAGAAGCAGTCGACAGTTAA
- the tilS gene encoding tRNA lysidine(34) synthetase TilS has translation MLTWQVEKFIKEKELLQENERVLVGVSTGVDSMVLLHILETLQKKIGFDIGVAHVNHKLRTASDEEEIYLKNYCQKHNLPFYSTRWEDVPTTGVEEKARLFRYNFFKETMTTQNYQVLATAHHKDDQIETMIMKMVREGNLFSAKGIVADQSFGTNKKLVRPLLQITKEEILNYSKNEGIFYFEDQTNALLDVQRNRIRHQVIPFLKEENSQTLSHFQQLSEQINAAEKIITEEQKKWYQALVQEKYYAFEIDVDKYFTFSQTQQFFFLQELAKKARQYYDMTLSTKQIEQVMTLLSKEKAHWGIDIDQQWQFQKSYNRLFLCLKQSSENDEAKQSFKLNLGESMFLSKNEWVGIFPEDKLEMPEEVNSWLEYRQSLGEEFPFPIILRKRQAGDRIQLNEQLHKKLSRFFIDKKIPQDLRSQTWIVTDLRGNVLALLPYVFSYLCIPKETAKIHYVLLYKYRKPKLEGEADAGKRY, from the coding sequence GTGCTTACTTGGCAAGTGGAGAAGTTTATAAAAGAAAAAGAGCTACTGCAAGAAAATGAACGTGTTCTTGTGGGAGTATCAACAGGCGTTGATTCGATGGTACTGTTGCATATTTTGGAAACTTTGCAAAAAAAGATAGGTTTTGATATTGGAGTAGCTCATGTAAATCATAAATTACGTACAGCTTCTGATGAAGAAGAAATTTATCTGAAAAATTATTGTCAAAAGCATAACCTCCCTTTTTATTCCACCCGTTGGGAAGACGTTCCCACGACTGGCGTTGAAGAAAAAGCGCGGCTGTTCCGGTATAATTTTTTTAAAGAAACAATGACAACTCAAAATTACCAAGTGTTGGCTACTGCTCATCATAAGGATGATCAGATAGAAACTATGATTATGAAAATGGTGCGTGAAGGTAACTTATTCTCTGCTAAGGGCATTGTAGCTGATCAGTCATTTGGTACGAATAAGAAATTAGTACGCCCTTTATTACAAATTACTAAAGAAGAAATTTTGAATTATAGCAAAAATGAAGGAATTTTTTACTTTGAAGATCAGACAAATGCTTTACTTGATGTACAAAGAAATCGAATTAGACATCAAGTTATCCCCTTTTTAAAAGAAGAAAATAGTCAAACTTTGTCTCATTTCCAGCAATTATCCGAGCAGATAAATGCTGCTGAAAAGATTATTACAGAAGAACAAAAAAAATGGTACCAAGCGCTTGTTCAAGAAAAGTACTATGCATTTGAAATTGATGTTGATAAATATTTCACTTTCTCACAAACACAACAGTTTTTTTTCTTACAGGAACTTGCAAAAAAAGCACGGCAGTATTATGATATGACACTTAGTACTAAACAAATAGAACAAGTGATGACGCTCTTATCAAAAGAAAAAGCTCACTGGGGAATAGACATTGATCAACAATGGCAGTTTCAAAAAAGCTACAATCGTTTATTCTTATGTTTAAAACAATCTAGTGAAAATGACGAGGCAAAGCAGTCTTTCAAGCTAAACTTAGGAGAGTCGATGTTCTTATCAAAAAATGAATGGGTAGGAATATTTCCTGAAGATAAATTGGAGATGCCAGAAGAAGTTAACTCTTGGTTAGAATATCGCCAGTCTTTAGGGGAGGAATTCCCTTTTCCAATCATTTTACGCAAAAGACAAGCAGGAGATCGGATCCAATTAAACGAACAGTTACACAAAAAACTTTCTCGTTTCTTTATTGATAAAAAAATTCCTCAAGATTTACGTAGTCAAACATGGATTGTGACAGACCTTAGAGGCAATGTTTTGGCTTTGTTACCTTACGTATTTTCTTATTTGTGTATTCCTAAAGAAACTGCTAAAATACACTACGTACTTCTTTATAAGTATCGAAAGCCAAAGCTGGAAGGGGAAGCAGATGCTGGAAAAAGATATTGA
- a CDS encoding alpha/beta hydrolase — MALLQVNAFSNVLGMEVMLDVILPQETKKVFGTDIKGVTEDVAVLYLLHGMNGNHSVWQRRTAIERYVSSMGLAVIMPSTDLSWYTDTRYGMNYWTFIADELPKICHELFPQLTTKKSKTFAAGVSMGGYGAVKLGLRRPENFAAVASISGGLTIAEGTEQLLEIRSKAYWEGIFGPLEEIKGSENDLIHLIETLEVNQAPDFFITCGTEDPLYQASTYTTEKMTKQGYNVTFEDGPGGHDWRFWDEYIQRVLDWLPL; from the coding sequence ATGGCACTTTTGCAAGTAAACGCTTTTTCAAATGTACTAGGAATGGAAGTCATGTTAGACGTCATTTTACCGCAAGAAACAAAAAAAGTATTTGGCACAGACATTAAAGGAGTAACAGAAGACGTAGCTGTACTGTATTTATTACATGGTATGAACGGAAATCATAGTGTATGGCAAAGACGGACAGCAATCGAACGTTATGTCTCAAGTATGGGGTTAGCCGTGATTATGCCTTCGACAGATTTGTCATGGTATACAGATACTAGATACGGTATGAATTATTGGACATTTATAGCTGATGAATTACCCAAAATTTGTCATGAGCTATTTCCACAATTAACTACCAAAAAATCTAAAACCTTTGCAGCTGGCGTATCTATGGGAGGTTACGGAGCTGTGAAATTAGGTTTAAGAAGACCAGAAAATTTCGCAGCTGTCGCTTCTATTTCAGGCGGATTAACAATTGCTGAAGGGACAGAACAATTGCTAGAGATTAGAAGTAAAGCCTATTGGGAAGGGATATTTGGTCCCTTGGAAGAAATTAAAGGATCAGAAAATGACTTAATTCATTTGATTGAAACTTTGGAAGTAAACCAGGCCCCTGATTTTTTCATTACATGTGGAACCGAAGATCCATTATATCAAGCTAGCACGTACACTACAGAAAAAATGACAAAGCAAGGTTACAATGTAACTTTTGAAGATGGCCCGGGAGGACACGATTGGAGATTTTGGGACGAATATATTCAACGTGTTTTAGATTGGTTGCCACTTTAG
- the hpt gene encoding hypoxanthine phosphoribosyltransferase, which yields MLEKDIEKILITQEEVHKRCEELGKELTAVYEDKQPLVVGVLKGAIPFMADIVRHMDTYIELDFMDVSSYGNATVSSGEVKIVKDLDTNVKGRDMLIVEDIIDSGRTLKYLVDLFKYRQANSVAIVTLLDKPRGRVVGIEADYIGFDVPNEFVVGYGLDFAERYRNLPYVGVLKPSIYETKV from the coding sequence ATGCTGGAAAAAGATATTGAAAAAATCTTGATTACACAAGAAGAGGTTCACAAACGTTGTGAAGAACTAGGCAAAGAACTTACAGCCGTTTATGAGGATAAACAGCCGCTTGTGGTAGGCGTATTAAAAGGTGCTATACCATTTATGGCAGACATTGTACGTCATATGGATACATATATAGAACTTGACTTTATGGATGTATCAAGTTATGGAAATGCTACGGTTTCATCAGGTGAAGTAAAAATCGTAAAGGATTTGGACACCAATGTAAAAGGGCGAGACATGTTAATCGTAGAAGATATTATTGATAGTGGCCGTACGCTTAAATACTTGGTAGATCTATTTAAATATCGTCAGGCAAATTCGGTGGCTATTGTTACGCTTCTGGACAAACCTAGAGGTCGTGTAGTAGGCATTGAAGCTGACTATATTGGTTTTGATGTTCCTAATGAGTTTGTTGTTGGTTACGGTTTGGACTTTGCTGAAAGATATCGTAATCTTCCTTATGTTGGAGTATTAAAACCAAGTATATATGAAACAAAAGTTTGA
- the lysS gene encoding lysine--tRNA ligase, translating to MLVRRQKMEELQEKGEDPFGGRFDRTHNSSEIHEVFDARTKEELNEMDLTASVAGRMVSKRGKGKVGFAHLQDREGQIQIYVRKDEVGEDNYAIFKQADLGDFFGVTGSIMKTNTGEVSVKAEKVTLLTKSLRPLPEKYHGLTNVEQRHRQRYLDLISNRDSFERFRKRSQIISEIRRYLDHLGYLEVETPVLHNQAGGAAARPFVTHHNALDIDLYLRIALELHLKRLIVGGMEKVYEIGRVFRNEGIDTTHNPEFTMLECYTAYANFGDVMDLTEGIIRDVVENVLGTNQITYDEQNVDLGAEFTRVHMVDAIKEYTGVDFWQEMTLEQAREVAKTHNVDVSETMSVGHIINEFFETFVEDELQQPTFVYGYPIEVSPLAKKNSEDPRFTDRFELFIVGHEFANAFTELNDPIDQRARFEEQEKERVAGNDEAHGVDEDFLEALEYGMPPTGGLGIGIDRLIMLLTDAQSIRDVLLFPTMR from the coding sequence ATGCTGGTTCGGCGACAAAAAATGGAAGAATTGCAAGAAAAAGGAGAAGATCCTTTTGGAGGACGTTTTGATCGCACACATAATTCTAGTGAGATACATGAAGTATTTGATGCTCGTACAAAAGAGGAATTGAATGAAATGGACCTTACAGCTAGTGTGGCTGGTCGAATGGTTTCTAAAAGAGGGAAAGGAAAAGTTGGGTTTGCGCATTTACAAGATCGTGAAGGACAAATCCAGATTTATGTTCGTAAAGATGAAGTTGGCGAAGATAACTATGCTATTTTTAAACAAGCAGACTTAGGCGATTTCTTTGGTGTCACTGGTAGCATTATGAAAACAAATACTGGAGAAGTTTCAGTTAAAGCAGAAAAAGTCACACTTCTAACAAAATCGTTACGTCCGTTACCAGAAAAATATCATGGTTTAACGAATGTGGAACAACGCCACCGTCAACGTTATTTAGATTTAATTAGTAATCGAGATAGTTTCGAACGTTTTAGAAAACGAAGCCAAATTATCAGTGAAATTAGACGATATTTAGATCACCTTGGCTATTTAGAAGTTGAAACGCCTGTATTGCATAATCAAGCAGGAGGTGCTGCTGCACGTCCATTTGTTACACACCATAATGCATTAGATATTGACTTATATCTACGGATTGCTCTAGAGCTACACCTAAAACGTTTGATCGTCGGCGGTATGGAAAAAGTTTACGAAATCGGTCGTGTTTTCCGTAACGAAGGAATTGATACGACTCATAATCCAGAATTTACTATGTTAGAATGCTATACAGCTTACGCTAATTTTGGAGATGTTATGGATCTAACAGAAGGTATTATCCGTGATGTAGTTGAAAATGTGTTAGGGACTAACCAAATTACTTATGATGAGCAAAACGTGGATTTAGGTGCTGAATTTACTCGTGTACACATGGTGGATGCAATTAAAGAATATACTGGCGTAGACTTCTGGCAAGAGATGACATTAGAACAAGCAAGAGAAGTAGCTAAAACCCATAATGTGGACGTTTCAGAAACAATGAGCGTAGGTCATATTATAAATGAGTTTTTTGAAACCTTTGTAGAAGATGAATTGCAACAACCTACTTTTGTCTATGGCTATCCTATAGAAGTTTCGCCGTTAGCTAAGAAGAACTCAGAAGATCCTCGTTTTACAGATCGTTTTGAATTGTTTATTGTAGGTCATGAATTTGCTAATGCATTTACTGAATTGAACGATCCAATTGATCAACGAGCACGTTTTGAAGAGCAAGAAAAAGAACGTGTAGCTGGGAATGATGAAGCGCATGGTGTAGACGAAGATTTCCTAGAAGCATTAGAGTATGGTATGCCCCCTACCGGAGGACTAGGTATAGGGATTGATCGATTGATTATGTTATTAACAGATGCACAATCCATTCGTGACGTATTGCTTTTCCCAACAATGAGATAA
- a CDS encoding DUF871 domain-containing protein gives MLGFSVFLGEGLTAEKRRYIQEMKQTGFTRIFTSLHIPEDDPQKVIETLQQLKKLTQKLQLDLMADVSNTGLQRLAIDLTQPKAYQQLKKLGITGIRMDYGIDNQTIAAVSHQMQVGLNASTLTKKDVEELNTHQADFSKMELWHNYYPRPETGLSKDYLQSINYKWKALGFKIVAFVPGDENLRGPLYAGLPTLEEHRNCHPLAAAIDLVDHCGCDAVHIGDSGLSKKAQEQFHSYFKDKKMLLEVDLLSDSYLSLVLGEHTNRLDDARDVVRSQEARKNNQQTIEVETNYSREQGSVTVDNKNYLRYMGEVQITKYDLPADKKVNVVARVIKKDRALIDHIGPGCHFKLKERRGYIE, from the coding sequence ATGTTAGGCTTTTCGGTGTTTTTAGGAGAAGGATTAACAGCAGAAAAAAGGCGATATATCCAAGAAATGAAACAAACGGGTTTTACACGTATTTTTACTTCTTTACATATACCAGAAGATGACCCACAAAAAGTTATTGAAACATTGCAACAACTAAAAAAACTGACTCAGAAATTACAACTCGATTTAATGGCAGATGTATCAAATACTGGATTACAACGTTTAGCCATTGACCTCACCCAGCCGAAAGCTTACCAACAGTTAAAAAAGTTAGGAATTACAGGTATACGGATGGACTACGGGATTGATAATCAAACAATTGCAGCTGTTTCGCATCAAATGCAGGTAGGATTAAACGCTTCAACTTTGACAAAAAAAGATGTAGAAGAATTAAATACACATCAGGCCGATTTCTCTAAGATGGAATTATGGCACAATTATTATCCACGTCCAGAAACTGGGCTCTCAAAAGATTACTTACAGTCAATCAATTATAAATGGAAGGCACTTGGTTTTAAGATTGTAGCATTTGTTCCTGGGGATGAAAATTTACGCGGACCATTATATGCTGGCTTGCCAACTTTGGAAGAACATCGCAATTGTCACCCGCTAGCAGCGGCAATCGATTTAGTCGACCATTGTGGCTGTGATGCTGTACATATTGGGGATAGTGGACTTTCAAAGAAGGCACAAGAACAATTCCACTCGTATTTTAAGGATAAAAAGATGTTACTTGAAGTTGACTTGTTATCTGATTCTTACCTTTCTCTAGTTCTTGGTGAACATACGAACCGATTAGATGACGCTAGAGATGTCGTACGAAGCCAAGAAGCGAGAAAAAATAATCAACAAACAATTGAAGTAGAAACGAATTATTCACGAGAGCAAGGTAGTGTAACTGTCGATAATAAGAATTATTTGCGTTATATGGGAGAAGTACAAATTACCAAATATGATCTACCAGCTGATAAAAAGGTGAATGTGGTAGCTAGAGTTATAAAAAAGGATCGTGCTTTAATTGACCACATTGGTCCCGGTTGTCATTTTAAATTAAAGGAAAGAAGGGGTTATATTGAGTGA
- a CDS encoding transposase — protein MNPTDIYQVKRDFFQFSQKLAQGLAKPDQKFIFDMIFGMVKSQSPLLSDIARALEEDTRLLYTVKRLSRRGADFDDFHPLHQNYLQTVQPHLQEDMLVIVDNSDITKPYGEQFEALARVHDGSRGGTEKGYMSANISIASPKTKHPIPICSHLFSVAEEYFDSTNVETYKGLNLVKRLFQEKTYTLVMDRGYDSNDMFTFMHKQDDSFIVRLQDKRYLKYQNKRIKVPELALRRKGKITFSSTIKGKKYALKVSHIPVELPCLSKVPLNMVVVYGYGQKPMKLLTNKPIKNKEDVLAIVKAYITRWRIEENFRVQKQEYHLEKVRTLHLNSLRLIHCLVSYLIGHHSLLLEKETYYVKQVLHRAKATFSDQKIRLKLYRFIRGLAEILRFDSTGIQAYKRVKKRPRAHQLALAV, from the coding sequence ATGAATCCGACCGATATTTATCAAGTAAAACGAGATTTTTTTCAATTTTCCCAGAAACTCGCGCAAGGATTGGCCAAACCGGATCAAAAATTTATATTCGATATGATTTTTGGCATGGTCAAAAGCCAGTCCCCGCTCCTATCTGATATCGCACGCGCTTTAGAAGAGGATACGCGTCTTCTTTATACCGTGAAACGTTTGTCCCGTCGTGGGGCGGATTTTGACGATTTTCATCCCTTGCACCAAAATTATTTACAAACGGTTCAACCTCATTTGCAGGAAGATATGCTGGTCATCGTCGATAACTCCGATATCACGAAGCCTTACGGCGAACAATTTGAAGCGCTCGCTCGTGTTCATGATGGGTCTCGTGGTGGCACAGAAAAAGGCTATATGTCGGCTAACATCTCAATTGCTTCTCCCAAGACGAAACATCCGATCCCGATTTGTTCCCACTTGTTTTCGGTTGCGGAAGAATATTTTGACAGTACCAATGTGGAAACCTATAAAGGATTAAACCTGGTGAAGCGTTTATTTCAAGAAAAAACCTATACGCTCGTTATGGATCGTGGTTACGACAGTAATGATATGTTTACATTTATGCATAAGCAAGACGATTCCTTTATCGTTCGGCTCCAAGATAAGCGCTACCTAAAGTATCAGAATAAACGGATCAAGGTGCCCGAATTAGCGTTAAGAAGAAAAGGGAAGATCACTTTTTCTTCGACCATTAAAGGCAAGAAATATGCATTGAAAGTCTCTCATATTCCCGTAGAACTTCCGTGTCTCTCTAAGGTCCCGCTGAATATGGTGGTCGTCTATGGCTACGGCCAAAAGCCCATGAAATTATTAACGAATAAACCCATTAAGAACAAAGAAGACGTCTTAGCGATCGTCAAAGCTTATATTACGCGTTGGCGGATTGAAGAGAATTTTCGTGTCCAAAAACAAGAATATCACTTAGAGAAAGTACGTACGCTCCACCTCAATAGCTTACGCTTGATCCATTGCTTAGTGAGTTATTTGATCGGGCATCATAGCTTATTATTAGAAAAAGAAACGTACTATGTCAAACAAGTGCTTCATCGCGCCAAAGCCACATTTTCGGACCAAAAGATCCGCTTGAAGCTGTACCGCTTCATTCGAGGGCTGGCCGAGATTCTCCGATTTGATTCGACGGGCATTCAAGCCTATAAAAGGGTGAAAAAACGACCCAGGGCTCATCAACTCGCGCTCGCTGTGTGA